From the Methanobacterium spitsbergense genome, one window contains:
- a CDS encoding M20 metallopeptidase family protein, whose translation MDKNVVYQRINELCNAFEEKQIEIFQWLHQHPELAFQEFQSGQFIVDCLNEMDGIEVIYPIAKTGIKAVLYGENLGPTVSLRADFDALPVKEETGLDYASKSKGTYNKQKTYVAHACGHDASAASAIGTAKVLSQLKNELNGKVVFLFQPAEEGAPQGMVGGAELMVKEGALKNPDVQAIFALHPYSKAYPGNVLLSKGTTHASLNDLIIKIKGIQAHGSMPWVGKDPILAGAAIINALQSIISREVDLMKGAAVITVGYFHGGIKVNIIPKTAEMGLTIRSLDESTQKLLLKRINEVADLTARAHGCEVEIIPGQHDPLNRNNSELCKNMLPTLQRVAGKDKLNYKHATTGSEDFSYFSQKIPGLYLHFGSAPLKNPLSQSKPNHHQGFQVDELSLKFATRLECNLLYDYLRNNS comes from the coding sequence ATGGATAAGAATGTAGTTTACCAAAGGATCAATGAATTGTGCAATGCTTTCGAAGAAAAACAGATCGAGATATTCCAATGGCTTCATCAGCATCCCGAACTTGCTTTTCAAGAGTTTCAATCAGGACAGTTTATTGTAGATTGTCTAAATGAAATGGATGGAATTGAAGTAATATATCCTATTGCCAAAACAGGTATCAAAGCAGTGCTTTATGGTGAAAATCTCGGACCTACGGTTTCATTACGGGCGGACTTTGATGCCTTGCCAGTAAAAGAAGAAACAGGCTTAGACTATGCATCAAAGTCTAAAGGGACATATAATAAGCAGAAAACCTATGTTGCCCATGCATGTGGTCATGATGCAAGTGCTGCATCTGCAATAGGTACTGCAAAAGTTTTAAGTCAACTTAAAAATGAGTTAAATGGAAAAGTTGTTTTCTTATTCCAACCTGCAGAAGAGGGTGCACCTCAGGGTATGGTAGGTGGTGCTGAACTAATGGTTAAAGAAGGTGCATTAAAAAATCCTGATGTTCAGGCAATATTTGCACTACATCCTTACAGCAAAGCATATCCTGGAAATGTATTATTAAGCAAAGGAACTACTCATGCAAGTTTAAACGATTTAATAATCAAAATCAAAGGGATCCAAGCTCATGGTTCAATGCCATGGGTGGGTAAGGATCCTATATTAGCTGGAGCAGCAATCATAAATGCCCTGCAGTCCATTATTAGTAGAGAAGTTGATCTAATGAAAGGTGCAGCTGTTATTACTGTAGGTTACTTTCATGGGGGCATTAAAGTTAATATAATTCCTAAAACGGCTGAAATGGGTTTAACAATCAGATCTCTTGATGAAAGTACGCAAAAACTGCTTTTAAAACGTATAAATGAAGTAGCAGATTTAACTGCTAGGGCGCATGGGTGTGAGGTCGAAATTATCCCTGGACAACATGATCCATTGAATAGAAACAATAGTGAACTATGCAAAAACATGCTACCCACTCTTCAAAGAGTTGCAGGGAAAGATAAACTCAATTATAAACATGCCACCACGGGTTCAGAAGATTTCTCATATTTTTCTCAGAAAATTCCTGGTTTATACTTGCATTTTGGAAGTGCACCTTTAAAAAATCCACTATCTCAATCAAAACCCAATCATCATCAGGGATTTCAAGTAGATGAGTTGTCTTTAAAATTTGCAACTAGATTAGAATGTAACCTATTATATGACTATCTTAGAAACAATTCCTAA
- a CDS encoding UGSC family (seleno)protein, whose protein sequence is MQVKIVEKDTLDPLGAIDQVKLVLNPIPHDFEFISLVDNTKPGADIILSSLAENLGNRKFISVKKPAGAPATLEQLENAAEGELALITLGDCGSCSSWVILDAIRLEKKGVPTISICSERFTEFAHELAKSHGAEDLRILSVEHPIAGLSDNEIQIRTLPIIPSLKYILQIP, encoded by the coding sequence ATGCAAGTAAAAATTGTTGAAAAGGATACTCTAGATCCATTAGGAGCTATAGATCAAGTTAAACTAGTTCTAAATCCAATTCCGCATGATTTTGAGTTTATTTCATTAGTGGATAACACAAAACCTGGAGCAGATATTATTCTGTCTTCATTAGCAGAAAACCTTGGTAATAGAAAATTCATATCTGTAAAAAAGCCAGCAGGGGCTCCTGCAACTTTAGAACAGCTTGAAAACGCTGCTGAAGGAGAACTTGCTTTGATCACTCTTGGAGACTGTGGTTCCTGCTCTAGTTGGGTAATCCTTGATGCTATACGTCTTGAAAAAAAGGGTGTGCCAACAATTTCCATATGTTCCGAAAGATTCACGGAATTCGCACATGAACTTGCAAAATCTCATGGTGCAGAAGATCTTCGCATATTAAGTGTAGAACATCCAATTGCTGGACTTTCAGACAACGAAATCCAAATAAGAACACTGCCTATTATCCCATCACTTAAATATATCCTACAGATCCCATGA
- the lysS gene encoding lysine--tRNA ligase, producing MKHWITRIADELNEKDVPEHVVASGTSISGSIHIGNSCDIFIANAVTKALKKMDTNSKTIWIADDHDPLRKVPYPLPESYEKYLGIPYSKIPCPEGCCSNFVEHFEKPLLSILEKFGIELEVYSGAKMYKEGMYDEYIRIALEKAPKIREIFNKFREHPLKENWLPYNPICQECGRVNTTYAHSYDGDIVFYSCKCGHKGQMDIKTGDGKLTWRVEWAARWKIFGITCEPFGKDHAASGGSYDVSKIISKDIFGYEAPYPVPYEWITLKGEAMSKSHGVFFTPEQWLEIAEPETLNYFIFRSKPLKHKDFSPSMPFLDFIEQYDRVERIYYGEEEASSDKEEQKLKKIYEASQIEISESMPFHPSYRFMTVAYQIAGKDPEKVFDILKKNSQLSKSMAEKTFAEIDAVDVERLETRINHVKNWLELYAPEFVKFQVLNKLPRVEINDEQKEFLLEVADLLENGSYNPEEFHDALYTIIHNLEIKPQKAFQAIYKVMTGKKQGPRAASFVLSIDKDLVIKRFRLEE from the coding sequence TTGAAACACTGGATCACAAGGATCGCAGACGAATTAAATGAAAAAGATGTACCAGAGCATGTTGTTGCTAGTGGAACATCCATATCAGGATCTATACATATCGGAAATTCATGTGATATATTCATAGCCAATGCTGTGACCAAAGCCCTTAAAAAAATGGATACAAATTCAAAGACTATATGGATAGCAGATGATCATGACCCATTGAGGAAGGTTCCTTACCCTCTTCCAGAGTCCTATGAAAAATATCTAGGTATACCCTATTCCAAAATACCTTGTCCTGAGGGATGTTGTTCCAACTTTGTTGAACACTTTGAAAAACCCCTTCTAAGCATACTTGAAAAATTTGGAATAGAACTTGAAGTTTATTCTGGTGCCAAAATGTACAAAGAAGGGATGTACGATGAATATATCAGAATTGCTCTTGAAAAAGCCCCGAAAATCAGAGAAATTTTCAATAAATTCCGAGAACATCCTTTAAAAGAAAATTGGCTCCCATATAACCCTATTTGTCAGGAATGTGGACGTGTGAACACCACTTATGCTCACAGTTACGATGGTGACATTGTATTTTACAGTTGTAAATGCGGACATAAGGGCCAAATGGATATTAAAACAGGTGATGGAAAATTAACTTGGCGTGTTGAATGGGCTGCTAGGTGGAAAATATTTGGAATAACATGCGAACCCTTTGGAAAGGATCATGCCGCAAGTGGAGGTTCATACGATGTGAGTAAAATCATATCAAAGGATATCTTTGGTTACGAAGCACCATATCCAGTACCATACGAGTGGATAACACTCAAGGGAGAAGCCATGTCCAAATCTCATGGAGTATTTTTCACACCTGAACAATGGCTCGAAATAGCTGAACCAGAGACGTTGAATTATTTTATATTCCGAAGCAAACCACTGAAACATAAAGATTTCAGCCCTTCAATGCCATTTTTAGATTTCATTGAACAGTACGATCGTGTTGAACGTATATATTATGGAGAAGAAGAAGCATCCTCAGATAAAGAGGAGCAAAAACTTAAAAAAATATACGAAGCATCACAAATCGAAATTTCTGAATCCATGCCATTTCATCCTTCATATAGGTTCATGACTGTTGCATACCAGATAGCAGGCAAAGATCCTGAGAAAGTTTTTGATATATTAAAGAAAAACTCGCAGCTATCAAAATCAATGGCAGAAAAAACATTCGCTGAAATTGATGCTGTTGACGTTGAAAGATTGGAAACCCGAATAAATCATGTTAAAAACTGGCTTGAACTTTATGCACCAGAATTTGTAAAATTCCAGGTACTGAACAAACTTCCAAGAGTTGAAATCAATGATGAACAAAAAGAATTCTTGTTAGAGGTTGCTGATCTTCTTGAAAATGGCAGTTATAACCCAGAGGAATTCCATGATGCATTATACACCATTATCCATAACTTGGAGATCAAACCTCAAAAGGCTTTCCAAGCAATTTATAAGGTGATGACCGGGAAAAAGCAAGGCCCTAGAGCGGCATCATTTGTTTTATCAATTGACAAGGATCTTGTGATTAAGAGATTTAGGTTGGAAGAGTAA
- the thiC gene encoding phosphomethylpyrimidine synthase: MTQMDDARKGIITEQMKAVAKIENVDEEFIRKSVAQGTIAIPNNVGRDVKPVGIGAGLRTKVNATIGTSTDINDMDMEVKKAMIAMENKADTLMELSVGGDLDAIRRKILSISDLPVGSVPLYQASIECIREHGAAIYMEEDAVFKAIEKQAKDGIDFMAIHCSVNKETLKRLKRQGREGGLVSRGGAFMSAWMVHNEVENPLYKNYEYVLDIAKEYDFVISLANGMRAGAIADSTDRAQVQELIILGELVDRARERGVQTIVEGPGHIPLKEIATNVMVQKKLCNNAPFYMLGPIVTDIAPAYDHIVSSIGAAQSASAGADFICYVTPAEHLALPGPEDVKEGLIASRIGAYVGDMAKGIHNGELDLVMANARKKLDWEGQYAAAICPADARAIRDAKPPEDPDTCTMCGSYCAVKLVNEWLDDASQDVFD, translated from the coding sequence ATGACACAGATGGACGATGCAAGAAAGGGCATAATAACAGAACAAATGAAAGCGGTTGCAAAAATCGAAAATGTTGACGAAGAGTTTATCAGAAAATCAGTTGCTCAGGGAACAATAGCGATCCCAAACAACGTTGGAAGAGATGTTAAACCGGTGGGTATTGGAGCAGGTCTAAGAACTAAGGTAAATGCTACCATTGGAACTTCTACAGATATAAATGATATGGATATGGAAGTTAAAAAAGCCATGATAGCTATGGAAAACAAGGCCGATACCCTTATGGAGCTCAGTGTTGGAGGCGACTTAGATGCCATTAGAAGAAAAATACTCAGCATATCTGATCTGCCAGTTGGAAGTGTACCTCTTTATCAGGCATCCATCGAATGTATAAGGGAACATGGGGCTGCAATATATATGGAGGAAGATGCTGTCTTTAAGGCCATAGAAAAACAAGCTAAAGACGGTATAGATTTCATGGCAATACACTGCTCTGTCAATAAAGAAACCCTTAAAAGGCTTAAGAGGCAGGGTCGTGAAGGCGGTCTTGTAAGCCGTGGTGGGGCATTCATGTCAGCATGGATGGTTCACAATGAAGTTGAAAATCCATTATATAAGAACTATGAATACGTACTTGACATTGCTAAAGAATATGATTTCGTTATAAGCCTTGCAAATGGTATGAGAGCAGGTGCTATAGCAGATTCAACGGACAGGGCACAGGTTCAGGAATTGATTATTCTTGGTGAACTGGTCGATAGAGCAAGGGAAAGAGGAGTTCAGACAATTGTAGAAGGACCGGGACATATTCCTTTGAAGGAAATAGCAACCAATGTTATGGTACAGAAAAAATTATGTAATAATGCTCCATTTTACATGCTTGGACCAATAGTAACAGACATTGCTCCTGCCTATGATCATATAGTATCTTCAATAGGTGCTGCACAGTCAGCTTCTGCTGGAGCAGATTTCATATGTTATGTTACACCTGCGGAACACCTTGCACTTCCAGGACCTGAAGATGTTAAAGAAGGACTTATAGCCAGCAGGATTGGAGCTTACGTTGGTGATATGGCCAAAGGAATACATAATGGTGAACTTGATCTAGTTATGGCAAATGCCCGTAAAAAACTCGATTGGGAAGGCCAGTATGCAGCAGCAATCTGTCCTGCAGATGCCAGAGCAATAAGGGATGCTAAACCTCCAGAAGACCCTGATACCTGTACAATGTGCGGTAGTTACTGTGCAGTTAAACTGGTCAATGAATGGTTGGATGATGCTAGTCAGGATGTATTCGACTAA
- a CDS encoding carbohydrate kinase family protein produces MSNKSDLLAIGHTAFDYIIQINEFPQPNTSTAINKMRTLFGGAAANVAVVASNLGLKSSLISAVGSDFIRSEYEDKLKNLNIDTEDMIVIEDEKTPTAFVLTDSNNDQISYFYWGAASQFKNSEPPQKAIDSVNAVHLATGDPGFNRRSGEVAHKLGKLISFDPGQDLHMYSKNELEDVLKICNILFGNHHEIKRIQETLKMTIDDLINFGPDIVVTTHGKDGSSICTDEEIKIDAIIRDTVDPTGAGDSYRAGFLNAYVKGEDLETCGKFASSVASFIVEAEGCQTNVPDENMVRDRMEKMWK; encoded by the coding sequence TTGAGCAATAAATCAGATTTACTAGCAATTGGGCATACAGCATTCGATTATATAATACAAATAAATGAGTTCCCACAACCTAATACTTCCACTGCAATTAACAAAATGCGTACACTATTTGGTGGGGCTGCTGCAAATGTAGCAGTTGTTGCATCAAATTTAGGACTTAAATCATCCCTAATATCTGCAGTGGGCAGTGATTTCATAAGATCAGAGTATGAGGATAAACTAAAAAATCTCAATATTGATACAGAAGATATGATAGTTATTGAAGATGAAAAAACTCCAACTGCATTCGTTCTAACAGATTCCAATAATGACCAGATAAGCTATTTCTATTGGGGCGCAGCATCTCAATTTAAAAATTCAGAACCACCTCAAAAAGCGATTGACTCTGTTAATGCTGTACATCTTGCAACAGGGGATCCTGGATTTAACAGGAGATCTGGAGAAGTTGCTCATAAACTAGGAAAGCTCATATCCTTCGACCCTGGACAGGACCTTCACATGTACTCCAAAAATGAACTTGAGGATGTATTAAAAATATGTAACATACTATTTGGAAACCATCATGAGATAAAAAGGATACAGGAAACCTTGAAGATGACTATAGACGACCTAATAAATTTTGGGCCTGATATTGTTGTTACAACCCATGGTAAAGATGGAAGTTCAATATGCACAGATGAAGAAATAAAAATAGATGCCATAATAAGAGATACAGTTGACCCAACTGGTGCAGGTGACTCATATCGTGCAGGATTTTTAAATGCATATGTAAAGGGAGAAGACTTGGAAACCTGTGGTAAATTTGCTTCTTCAGTCGCATCATTTATTGTAGAAGCTGAAGGATGTCAAACAAATGTGCCCGATGAAAATATGGTAAGAGATCGAATGGAAAAGATGTGGAAATAG
- a CDS encoding LysR family transcriptional regulator, with protein MKYSPKLNMVINGHEFSYKIFETLKCVSNTWSQREAAKRLGISHSVLNRRIRESEEKFGLRLVETTGAGSGLTENGYKILNKYEKYMIRLEERDKPVICGGYISAGLIEVLAAEYHLDVTIYQTDDESALELAKKDMVDILTLDDPVWAFMHDLEFIPIAYDYLVLVSQNQGNIQGIDDMNGKNFLEVPGSSQRLAWNTMDNMKINYQIVKLVKSPYNALKTIQNDEKLYTFLNNSFTEGSDILKEETKHLISLVLCNTENRVLKDFVDFVTGNGQKIVENSGFIKI; from the coding sequence ATGAAGTATTCTCCCAAACTAAACATGGTTATTAATGGTCATGAATTCAGTTATAAAATTTTTGAAACACTTAAATGTGTATCTAATACATGGTCTCAGCGAGAAGCTGCAAAAAGGCTCGGAATTTCTCATTCTGTTTTAAATCGGCGAATAAGAGAATCTGAAGAAAAGTTTGGTTTAAGATTGGTGGAAACAACAGGAGCCGGTTCTGGTTTGACAGAAAATGGGTATAAAATATTAAATAAATATGAGAAGTATATGATACGGCTGGAAGAAAGGGATAAACCCGTTATTTGTGGAGGCTATATCTCAGCCGGACTTATTGAAGTTTTAGCAGCTGAATATCACCTTGATGTAACCATATATCAAACCGATGACGAAAGTGCTTTAGAACTTGCAAAAAAGGATATGGTAGATATTTTAACGCTTGATGATCCTGTGTGGGCATTCATGCATGATTTAGAATTCATACCCATTGCATATGATTATCTGGTTCTTGTGTCACAAAATCAAGGAAACATCCAAGGAATAGATGATATGAATGGAAAAAATTTTTTAGAAGTACCGGGTTCGTCACAGCGTTTGGCATGGAATACCATGGACAATATGAAAATTAACTATCAAATAGTAAAATTGGTTAAATCTCCATATAATGCATTAAAAACAATTCAAAATGACGAAAAACTCTACACATTTCTTAATAATAGTTTTACAGAAGGATCAGATATTTTAAAAGAAGAAACAAAACATTTAATTAGTCTTGTTTTATGTAACACCGAAAATCGTGTTTTAAAAGATTTTGTAGATTTTGTAACGGGAAATGGGCAGAAAATAGTAGAAAATTCGGGCTTTATTAAAATTTAA